TCACGGATCTTCTGATGATAATGTTCATTATCAGAATACAATGCGCATGGTAGAGGCATTAATAGAGGCAAATAAGCAATTCGAATTGTTTATTTACCCTGATAAAGATCACGGAATTAGTGGAGGTAATACAAGGCTACATTTGTATACTAAAATGACTAATTTTATTGAGGATAATTTGTAAAAGCAACGATCTGTAAAATAAGTAGTGCTCCTGCTAGGTGTATAAATACTAGCTTACTTGGCAAAATGCATAGTCAAGCTGGTACGTTTTATAAAATGTTAGGGGGGTCTTCCTAATACTAGATACCATTTAATAGGAGTATGATTATATTCGCGGTATTTATTTAAAGTCAAATTAGTAAATCACAGTATTCTTAAAAATCCCAAAATCAATTTTAATAATATAATGAGAGAGATTAAAATAGTGTTTTCTATTATTCTATTTGCAACAGTTAATCTGGTTTATTCGCAAGTACAGGTAGGGTTAAAGTTCGACATAAATGGCGTGCCGTTTAATGGCTACTTCGATCCTTTATCATATTCTCCAAAAAAGAATTTGACAGTTATACACCGTTCTGATTCTTATGAAGTTGGTTATTATTACGATAGTTTTGAGCAAAAAAAAGAAGGATTGATAAAATTTGAAAACGATAAGATATACTTTAAAAAATATGATTTAGATTCCAGAGATAAAATAAAACCTAGTGAAATCGAAAGTTTTGTTATTGGAGTAGATTCATTTTTTGTTGTTTCGAATTTTTATTATAAAAATAAGATAAAAACGGAGCCCGAATTTGTTAAATATATCACAGAATTTAATGATTTTACTTTTGCCAAGCATTATCATTTTACATCCGGTTTGGGGCAAGCATATGCTATGAGACCACCAATAATAGAAACCTTTTTAGTAAAAGAAAAGGGTGGTACTGTTTGGGTGAATTTTCAAGATAATAATATATTCAAAGAACGTGCATTAAAATATTTTGGTCATATTCCCTATTTAGAGGAAAAGATAACTTCGGGTAGTTATACCAGTAAAGATATGTTGTCGATGATTAAGATTGCTGAATATTATTATAAATACCAAAATTCAGAGTTAATATGCTATGATAAATATTGGCAGGAAATAAATAACAGTGAGAAAGCGCAGTATACGGCAAGGATAACAAGTTATAATGATTCAATTTGGACTCTCGATTATTATAATGATTCCATAAAATTATACACGGCAAACTATTCGTCGTTTTATCCTAACACCAAAGATGGAGAATTTACTTCCTATTTTTCGGATGGTAAAATCAGGCAAATAATTAGATATAAAAATAATAAAGCTAAAGAGGTTCGGATATTGGACAAGAAGGGAGGGCTAAAGCGCCACTATGGTTATCAAAAAAGGTTTAACCCTAATTCTTCTAAAGTAAATTTTGATATAAAATACATTTCCGTAGCAGATTCTATTGGGGATAACCTTATTGAGAAAGGTAATAGTAATACAAGTCAGATAGTAGTTGATGATTTTGATAATTATGTTTACAATAGAGAATACTATAACAAAGAATTAGTTACCTCCTATCGATTGAGTAACGGGGATAAGGTATTCCAGTTGACAGACCCGGCATACAATTTTAAAATTAAATCATTGCAAAAAAAATTGAATATATATATGTTAGACAAGAAGTATAACAAAGCCTTAAGTGTAGATGCTCAGGGAGTAATACTGTTGTCTCTTGTAATTGATAAAAAAGGTTACCCTGTTGAGTGTAAAGCCTTAAATGGCATTCATCCCGAAATAGATAAGTTGGTAGATGGCTTTGTAAAAGAAAAACTTCTTCCTACCTCGGAGTATCGACATAAATTTAAGGCCTACAAAAAGGATAAAACAAAGCAGTTTTTGGAAGTAGTTATTCCAATAGTCTTTAGCACAAATAGATTCTACCGTACACCGGTTAACTACTTTAATAATTTTAATAATATGCATTTGCAAATGCAAATGCAACAGCAAATGATGATGAATAGCTATAGACCACCTGCAATGCCGGCCAGGTTTTAGAATTTTGTATTATGCTTAAAGTAAATTCATAGGTGTTTGTGTGGAGAAAATTATCGATATATTCATTCCGCTATATAGCGGTTGGAGTGACGGTTACTTTTAGATTGTTCTATTAAGAGAAAAGATTTTCTCATGTAAAAAATATACTTTGAATACATTTCGTATTAAAACATTTTTACCTTTGTATATTATAAAAAGAAAATAAAGTATTATGATAAATATATTAAACCCAGTACAGCTTCAACAAGCAGGTTTTATGGGAGGCTATGAATGGATCTTAATAGCCGCTGTAGTTTTACTGTTATTCGGAGGAAAGAAAATCCCTGAGCTTATGAAAGGTCTTGGTGGCGGAATTAAAGAATTTAAGAAAGCTACTAAAGATGACGAGAAAGATCAGGATAAAATTGAAGATAAAGAGGAAAAATAATTATTCTTCATTATAATATAAAAACCTCATTGAAAGTTTGTTCTTTCGATGAGGTTTTTTTGCTTTTACTTACTATTATATATGTTATTCTGTCACAGCTCTAAAAGCATTGACACGGCCTTGACCATAAAAGTCATCATTACCGGGTTTCCCAAGATCATCGGCTGAGGCTTTTAAGGCTTCTTTAACCTCACCAGGTTCCATTGAACCTCCATTTTTACCAATAATTAGAGCAGCAACTCCGGTAGCATGTGGCGCAGCCATACTTGTTCCGACTGACCAATACCAACCACCATTACCACCAGTACTGAATACATAGTCAAAAACAAAGCAATAACGTGTTATTCCTATAACTGTACAAGGGGCATAACCCACTTCATACCAGTAATCCCAGTTACCACCTGGAGCAGCAAAGTCGATGGCAGACTGACCATAATTAGAATATCCAGCAAAAACATCAAGGTTGGTTGAAGGATCAGCTGCCCACCCTACAGGTGCAGTGGCTGATATTGAAAGTGCATGTGCAGCACCCGAAGGTAAATGCATTAAATCGGCACTGTGATCATAATCAGTAGCTGCATTACCGGCAGATGTAATAACGGTAGTTCCTCTTTGATATGCAAAAGTTATAGCCCGACCATAAATATTCTTATACCATGCAGCATCACGAGCGGTATAACCATCATCAACATTTCCGCTCTTCTCAAATGATGAACCAATACTCATGTTAATAACATCTACATCTACTAATGCAGCATACATTATACCATTAAGTATATCAAACAAATAGCCAGAACCTTCATCATTAAGTACTTTAATCAAAACTAATTCTGCTTCCGGTGCAATACCAATTGTTCCAAAAGCATTATCTGCAGCGGCTATTGTGCCTGCTGTATGCGTTCCATGGCTAAATACATCAGGTAAAGTGTACTGTAAACCTTGTCCGGTAAAATCCATACTTAAACCAGAAATGTTTGGTGCTAAATCAGGATGTTCAAGATCAAATCCGGTATCAAGTACTCCTACTAATACACCATTACCTCTATAACCTGCTTCCCATGCTTCGGGTGCGTCAACAGCATCATGCCCCCATTGCAAGTCAAATAAAAAGTCATCATCACCACTAACAGGCGGATTAGCAAAATCTACCTCAATGCTTTCCTTTTTTTCATCAGGATCGAGATATTGAGACTTTAAATTAGGAACAACAGCTCCTATTCCTTTTATTTTAGCTGCTTTTGCTTTAAAATGCGGATCATTTGATTCAACTGCAGCTATTCCAAGCTCAGAAATAGTGTTTATTACCGAACCATTTGCAGTAGCTATAGCTTTCTTTAAGTTGTTCGGTAATTTATTAGTCTTAGAGATAACTAAGAAGGAATTGTTGGTTGAAGCTTTTTTTAGTGAAATACCATCTTTTTCAGGAGAGTCATTTTTAAAAACTTCGTTTTTTTCACAGGCGAACAATAACATAGTTATCAAGGCCAGAGTAATAATTTTTGAAGATCTCATAGTGTTAATTATTTATCAACGGTTAATACCGGTACAAGTTACTGAAAATCAACACTATAGACAAGTAGGGTTTAATAATATTTGATATTGGTTATCGGAAGAATAATCGAAAATATAGTCTCTTTCTCAGGATTGTAGACGTTCTGATAGTGCAGAAAAACATTAGACCATCACTTGAATTTAAAAGTATAAGCATAAAGCTAATATCTCAAAAAATACGTTTTAAAACATTTGAGAGATTAGCTCTATTATTTTTTTGTTTGATTACAAACTTTTCCCCCGTCCTAATTTACGAAGAGCCACCCATTGTTTCAGAGTTTCTCTGGAGTCAAGAGCAGGATATCCTAAAACTGTTTTACCGGCTTCAACATCACCAACAACACCCGACCCGGCACCAACTGTTGCTCCCGAACCAATTGTAGTGTGATCTTTGATTGATGCACTACCTCCAATTATAACACCATCACCAAGGGTGACAGAACCCGCAAGTCCACTATGACCTGCCATAATACATGCACGGCCCATAACAGAATTATGACCTATTTGCACCAGATTATCTATTTTACAGCCATCACCGATTATGGTAGAACTAAACTTACCGCGGTCAACACATGAATTAGCTCCGATTTCAACCGCATTACCTATAACTACATTTCCAATCTGTGGAATTTTCACAAGGCCTCTGCCATCTTCAGCCGGACGATATCCAAAACCATCTGCTCCTATACTGACATTGTTTTGAAAAATACATAGAGCCCCAATCTCTGTACGTTCTCTGATTATCGTTCCTGACCAAAAAACAGTGGCATCTCCAACTGTTGTTTCATCCAGTATTGTAACATTAGGATACAGAACTACAGCATTTCCTAGTACAACATCTTTTCCTATGTAACATCCTGCGCCAATTTTACATCCTTTGCCAAGTTTTGCAGATTCGTGTATTGTTGCAGTAGGGTGAATTTCTTCTTCAAAAACAGGAGGCGCAGGAGCAAACAGCTCTAATACTTTAGCCATTGCCAAATCCGCATTTCTTACCTTTATCAAAGCGCGGTTATCTCCGGGTTCAACCTTTAATTTTTCGTCTACAATTGCAGCACATGCTTCAGATGAATCCCATAGTTTTACATATTTTCTATTTCCAACAATAGTAATATGATTACTTTTTGCCTTCTCCAACTGTTCCGGAGCATCAATTAATTTATCTGTTCCACCAATTAATTCACCTTTTAGGATGTCATTGATTTCATTGATTGTATATGATTTCACGATTTTTCTTTTTTTATAATATTAATATTACGGCAGTAATAAAGCACCTATATCCTTCTAAATATATGAATGACAAAATTACTTATATATTTTCAATTATTTTGTCTTCTACTTTCTCATAGGCTTTATCCCACCATTCCTGAATTTCTATATCCATAATCATCGGTAAAATTGATGGAGCAATCATAGAGACATCTTCATATAAAAGCGATTCTTTTAACGTTTTTGGCTCAATAAACTCTAATTTACTATTTATCTGAAGAAGTATATTTAATAAAACACTAACTATAAATGCCGTTTTAGCAAGTCCAAAAACTCCTCCTAACAGTCTGTTCAACCAACCTAGTGCTATAATAGAAGCAAAACCTGTCAGAACTTTACCCAGAATAGAAACCACAATAACAATAATCACGAAAGTTAGTGTAAATGCAACAAGCGAAAGGTATTTTTCATCCCAATCGAATTTATCTCCAAGAAAATTACCAATAAGATCAGAAAAATGAATAGCACCCCAGGCTCCTAAAATAATCGCAAGTAAAGATGCTATTTCAACGATCAATCCTTTCATTATTCCCCTGATTAGGCCGTAAATTAGAATAGCTCCGATAATTATATCCAAATAATTGTATTCCATAGTAATAAAAATCAAATTAAATTCTTTGCAAATTAAACATTATCTTAATTTTGCAAATTAATTATTTAGAATAAATTATGTCTGTTGGGGGTTCAGAAGATCAGTTAAACGAAAAGTGGGAGAAAGTGAAAAAGTTTTTCTCCGATAAATTTGTTGAAGGTGAGAATGTTGATGTTGAAACAATTCTTTATCTGGTAGGTGTTCAGGAATTAGGTAATGGACAAACTAAGTTTGAAAGAGAAGAGAAGGTCGAACTAATGCATATGGCAACCTGTAAGTTGCTTGAGCCTTTTGGGTATTTTGAGTTTACTGTAAAAGACCCCGATGGTTGGAGCCACTATAAACAGGTAAAGGCAATGGACGATTTCTCAGGCGAAGAACAGTATAATTTATTAAAAAGAGCAAGTGTTTTTTATTTTGAAAAAAATATTTGGTAATTGAGCGAGAGAAAAAAGGTAAGAAGAATATAAGGTGAATCGGTTGATAATATATTGATCCATTATCAAAAAATACTTTTGACCAAAAAATATTTAAATTAGGACTAATGTTAGGAAGAGTAAAAGAGTTAATAGCTGAAGTTGAAGCGTTCGAGGCAAAGGAAGTATCACAGGTTGAAGAATTCAGAATAAAGTTCCTTGGGAAAAAGGGAGTAATGAATGACCTGTTTAAGGAATTCAAAAATGTTGAGCCCTCATCAAAAAAAGAGTTTGGCCAGTTACTGAATGAGCTTAAAAGTAAGACTGAGGAGAAAGTTAATTCTGCAAAAGAGGCTTTGGAGGCTACTGAGGACGCAAAAAGTGTTTTTGGTGATTTAACTCGTCCGGCACAGCCATTAAATCTAGGATCTCGTCATCCAATATCTATTGTAAGAAACAGAATTGTGGAGATCTTTAACAGAATTGGATTTACAGTTTCTGAAGGTCCTGAAATTGAGGATGACTGGCATAATTTTACAGCATTAAACTTACCTGAATACCACCCGGCACGTGATATGCAGGATACTTTCTTTGTGCAAACAAATCCTGACGAGTTGTTGCGTACTCACACATCATCTGTACAGGTTCGCTACATGGAAGATCATAAGCCTCCTATCCGTACTATATCTCCGGGACGTGTATTTCGTAATGAAGCTATTTCAGCGAGAGCTCACTGTATTTTCCATCAGGTAGAAGGACTGTATATTGATGAAAATGTATCGTTTGCCGATCTTAAGCAAACCTTGATGTATTTTGCAAAAGAGTTGTTTGGAAAGTCTAAGATTAGATTACGTCCTTCTTATTTTCCATTTACAGAGCCAAGCGCCGAGGTAGATATTTATTGGGGACTGGAAACAGAAACTGATTACCGTATAACAAAAGGAACCGGTTGGTTAGAGATCATGGGATGTGGTATGGTTGATCCTAATGTGTTGAAAAATGCAAATATTGATCCTGAGAAATACAGTGGTTATGCTTTCGGTATGGGAATAGAGCGTATAGCTATGTTGCTTTATCAAATTGGAGATATTCGTCATTTCTTTGAGAATGATGTTCGTTTTCTGGAGCAATTTAAAGCGGATTTAAAATAAAAGCTTATTCGTTTCTGTTATAATAATTGATAAACAGATAAGCTTTAAGTGTATTGGTAAAAAAATATGGACAAAGAATATTTATCTTCCTTAAAAAAGGAATTCTATACAGATGAGAATGACTACGCATATCATATTAAATTATATGAGGAAAAACAGGACGAAATAGAATCCTGGTTTTCGGAAGAAGATGAATATGTTGGTTTATTTGCATTTAAGTTGTCGATAATTAAATATGCTGTTGCGCTTATCAGGACCGGACGTTATAAAGATGCGGAAGCCCATTTAAAGAAGATAGAACCTAAGATTAGAAAATATAAGCACTCTGATAATAAGCAGAATCTTTTGGAGTTTTTCCAGTATTATCTTGCTTATTCACATTATACAACAGGAAATTTTTACAGGGCTCGCGATGCTTTCAATAAATTATTGGAGTGTAAACCCGATAATGAGACCTATAGAAAAGCCTGGAAAGAAAATGAACGCAAAGTTGTAAAGAAAATTGCGAACATGGCAATGCTGATTGGGCTGATATTATCGATTGTTGGTTGGGTTGGCGATATGAAATCAGATCTTATTATTATGCGTTATGTGTTATATGCAGGAATTGTGGTAATTGGAGCAGGAGGAGTTTATTCATATTTTAGAAATATAAAGTTGAGGTAGAAACTAATTTTGTGTTTGAGCTTTGTTGTTTATCATCAAATACCCAAACATTATTTTATGGAACGAGTATGAAAAAAGATATAGAGATCCCAAAGGTTGAAGGAGTTTACGTTGCTGTTGTTCAGGAGTGGAACAGCGAATTTGAATGGAACGATTGGGTAGCTTATGTTATCAATGATACTGATAAGTTGATTGAGAATGTTTTAGTTGTATCTAAGGGCTACGGCAAAAAAGACGGTAAAGATGTAAAAACATCAATGATGCGCCACGGTATGAAGGAGATTGAGCCTAAGTCGTATGCTAAAATAGAGCTTATTTATGCTGATGCTTTAGAACTTAACAATGAATTCTGGATTACTTTCTTCGAAGATAATAAGCTATATGACAAGAAGTTCGTATTTAAAACAAATATGATAAACGATAGGGCCTTAAGGGATATCCCCCATATAAAAAAGAAAGGTATTATTGTGAACTTTTAACGGTTTAATTGTCTAACTGACAAAGATTAAAGCCTCGTTTTCTGACAGGTTATTTAATTCCATTAAACGTTTGGTTGTTTTTTTTAGATCATCGACCATTAACTTTTGTTCATCACTTAATGATTGAGTGAGTTCAAAATCTATGAAAAAGGCGTAGAGTTTATGTAGCGAATCATGAGTTTTTTCACTTCTGTTGTTTCTGGTTGTCAGATTGCTGATTATGTTTTTTATTGACGAAACATATGTGCTTTTGATGTAATTGTATGGTAGTTTCAGGTTTGCTTTTTTTGTTAATACCGTATAAATAAATCTGCTGTAATTCTGTCCAAATCTTTCGTGAGCTACCAAAAACTGTTTTCCTACGGTTGCATTTAATCTTTGAGATTTTGGTTCTGCCTTCATAATTGTATAGAGTTCGTTTATTTGTCTTCTACTTTGATAGGAGTTAAGCAAACTCAACCTCACTTCGTCCTTATTAATACTCATACTATCGGCTTTATCTAATATAGATCTTAAAGCAGTTAAATCATTATTCAGGGCTTCAATCATCTTATCTCTGATTTCAAATTTACTCCAATTTGGCAGTACAAAATAATTTGAGATAAATACTATAGCAGCAGTTCCTATGGTTAGGGTAAGTCTCGTGACGAATATTTCATTGGAATCATAGTCAAAAACCATAAAGAGAACTACGGCCATTGTAATGAAAACAACTGCTAAGCCGTATTCAACTTTTATTAATGATACCGACATAAATACTGCGAAAATAATTGCCGGGACATTAATATCAGAAGGAGTATAATTTATCAGTATAAATGAAATAATCAATCCGACAATGGTTCCTCCGATACGCTTCAGGGTTTGTTTCTTTGTTCCACCGTGATTTGGTTTTAGTATAAGCAGGATTGTCATAGGAACCCAAAAACCTTCAAAAATATCGAAATAGGCTACCAGGAACAAACTTACTGTTAGCATCAAACTTATATGGAAAGCAAAACGTACAGAAGGCTGCTTGAAACTAAGGCTTTTTAATAAGTTATGTTTCAGGTTGTCGAATCTGAACAGAACATCGAATTTATTTTCTGATATAGCCTCCGACTTATGTCTGTATAAAACAAGTCGTTTTGAAAAGTCTAACAGTGTATTTGTTAAATAGTATATCTCATTAAACCTCAACCTAAGTTTATCAGATTTATTTTCCTT
The DNA window shown above is from Bacteroidota bacterium and carries:
- a CDS encoding S8 family serine peptidase; this translates as MRSSKIITLALITMLLFACEKNEVFKNDSPEKDGISLKKASTNNSFLVISKTNKLPNNLKKAIATANGSVINTISELGIAAVESNDPHFKAKAAKIKGIGAVVPNLKSQYLDPDEKKESIEVDFANPPVSGDDDFLFDLQWGHDAVDAPEAWEAGYRGNGVLVGVLDTGFDLEHPDLAPNISGLSMDFTGQGLQYTLPDVFSHGTHTAGTIAAADNAFGTIGIAPEAELVLIKVLNDEGSGYLFDILNGIMYAALVDVDVINMSIGSSFEKSGNVDDGYTARDAAWYKNIYGRAITFAYQRGTTVITSAGNAATDYDHSADLMHLPSGAAHALSISATAPVGWAADPSTNLDVFAGYSNYGQSAIDFAAPGGNWDYWYEVGYAPCTVIGITRYCFVFDYVFSTGGNGGWYWSVGTSMAAPHATGVAALIIGKNGGSMEPGEVKEALKASADDLGKPGNDDFYGQGRVNAFRAVTE
- a CDS encoding CvpA family protein, with translation MEYNYLDIIIGAILIYGLIRGIMKGLIVEIASLLAIILGAWGAIHFSDLIGNFLGDKFDWDEKYLSLVAFTLTFVIIVIVVSILGKVLTGFASIIALGWLNRLLGGVFGLAKTAFIVSVLLNILLQINSKLEFIEPKTLKESLLYEDVSMIAPSILPMIMDIEIQEWWDKAYEKVEDKIIENI
- the lpxD gene encoding UDP-3-O-(3-hydroxymyristoyl)glucosamine N-acyltransferase, with product MKSYTINEINDILKGELIGGTDKLIDAPEQLEKAKSNHITIVGNRKYVKLWDSSEACAAIVDEKLKVEPGDNRALIKVRNADLAMAKVLELFAPAPPVFEEEIHPTATIHESAKLGKGCKIGAGCYIGKDVVLGNAVVLYPNVTILDETTVGDATVFWSGTIIRERTEIGALCIFQNNVSIGADGFGYRPAEDGRGLVKIPQIGNVVIGNAVEIGANSCVDRGKFSSTIIGDGCKIDNLVQIGHNSVMGRACIMAGHSGLAGSVTLGDGVIIGGSASIKDHTTIGSGATVGAGSGVVGDVEAGKTVLGYPALDSRETLKQWVALRKLGRGKSL
- the pheS gene encoding phenylalanine--tRNA ligase subunit alpha, whose translation is MLGRVKELIAEVEAFEAKEVSQVEEFRIKFLGKKGVMNDLFKEFKNVEPSSKKEFGQLLNELKSKTEEKVNSAKEALEATEDAKSVFGDLTRPAQPLNLGSRHPISIVRNRIVEIFNRIGFTVSEGPEIEDDWHNFTALNLPEYHPARDMQDTFFVQTNPDELLRTHTSSVQVRYMEDHKPPIRTISPGRVFRNEAISARAHCIFHQVEGLYIDENVSFADLKQTLMYFAKELFGKSKIRLRPSYFPFTEPSAEVDIYWGLETETDYRITKGTGWLEIMGCGMVDPNVLKNANIDPEKYSGYAFGMGIERIAMLLYQIGDIRHFFENDVRFLEQFKADLK
- a CDS encoding twin-arginine translocase TatA/TatE family subunit, whose product is MINILNPVQLQQAGFMGGYEWILIAAVVLLLFGGKKIPELMKGLGGGIKEFKKATKDDEKDQDKIEDKEEK
- a CDS encoding FUSC family protein — translated: MQNFIRKYTSKFRKGRYLHGIEGTLGMLASFFTTLQFANTNEALISALTALFLFIEHRGFSFKRRIAQSLGIVGIQIIVLVIIAVFFNEYYILAIPFNFILFFSLNYYNYFETPNAIALLPIQFLYLISLTTPVAIEDVVYRILAILVGIIFTAIGLLLLWPTKTHKTIEKSISSYLGYTRQILESNITDYKESSSFFKEEQNQRFAAIMDSLYGLKYGNVFSTTKGKFLFKLAINTQILNDSLHKLKKSPDLDLYKNNDGVFCDLTERWRIKFIELIKLLEDAVLEDKHSLLYLEEKYSEFDELTKLITDWAKENKSDKLRLRFNEIYYLTNTLLDFSKRLVLYRHKSEAISENKFDVLFRFDNLKHNLLKSLSFKQPSVRFAFHISLMLTVSLFLVAYFDIFEGFWVPMTILLILKPNHGGTKKQTLKRIGGTIVGLIISFILINYTPSDINVPAIIFAVFMSVSLIKVEYGLAVVFITMAVVLFMVFDYDSNEIFVTRLTLTIGTAAIVFISNYFVLPNWSKFEIRDKMIEALNNDLTALRSILDKADSMSINKDEVRLSLLNSYQSRRQINELYTIMKAEPKSQRLNATVGKQFLVAHERFGQNYSRFIYTVLTKKANLKLPYNYIKSTYVSSIKNIISNLTTRNNRSEKTHDSLHKLYAFFIDFELTQSLSDEQKLMVDDLKKTTKRLMELNNLSENEALIFVS
- a CDS encoding prolyl oligopeptidase family serine peptidase; protein product: HGSSDDNVHYQNTMRMVEALIEANKQFELFIYPDKDHGISGGNTRLHLYTKMTNFIEDNL